In Verrucomicrobiales bacterium, the following are encoded in one genomic region:
- a CDS encoding PIN domain-containing protein: MDANVVLRFLTQDHPARSKAATALFAKAKNREVTLALDPVILAEVIYNLEAYYQKSREEIANTLLQMVTSLGVAMDPHGTVINALLRYKNQPVDFPDAWLASLAGEQKLQAASFDKDLDRFSDVTRHEPKA; this comes from the coding sequence TTGGACGCCAACGTCGTTTTACGGTTTCTCACCCAGGACCACCCTGCCAGGTCCAAGGCCGCGACCGCTCTTTTTGCGAAGGCCAAGAACCGTGAAGTGACTCTGGCGCTGGATCCGGTGATCCTCGCAGAGGTGATCTACAACCTGGAAGCCTACTACCAAAAATCTCGGGAGGAGATCGCCAACACCCTGCTCCAGATGGTGACCAGTCTTGGCGTCGCAATGGATCCCCACGGGACCGTGATCAACGCCCTGCTGCGCTACAAAAACCAGCCGGTCGACTTTCCAGATGCCTGGCTTGCAAGCCTTGCGGGGGAGCAAAAACTTCAAGCCGCCTCCTTCGATAAAGACTTAGACCGCTTTTCGGACGTGACGCGCCACGAGCCGAAAGCATAA